One window of Jannaschia sp. CCS1 genomic DNA carries:
- a CDS encoding CinA family protein, whose amino-acid sequence MSVNTVNLLKDRGWMLATAESCTGGLIAGAITDVAGSSAVFDRGFVTYSNSAKGQMLGVDMAVIEAHGAVSEEVARAMAVGALTRSDAQVAVSVTGIAGPGGSEHKPEGRVCFGLATDGQCHMQTLDFGPLGRAEIRARTVAHALTLVAQAALK is encoded by the coding sequence GTGAGTGTTAACACCGTTAACCTATTGAAGGATCGCGGCTGGATGCTCGCCACAGCCGAAAGCTGCACCGGTGGGTTGATCGCAGGCGCAATCACCGATGTGGCGGGCTCGTCCGCCGTGTTTGATCGGGGCTTCGTCACCTATTCCAACAGCGCCAAGGGTCAGATGTTGGGCGTGGATATGGCGGTGATCGAGGCTCACGGCGCGGTCAGCGAAGAGGTCGCGCGTGCCATGGCGGTCGGTGCGCTGACCCGCTCTGACGCGCAGGTGGCCGTCTCGGTCACGGGCATCGCCGGACCGGGCGGATCCGAGCATAAGCCGGAAGGTCGCGTGTGTTTCGGCCTGGCCACCGACGGTCAATGCCACATGCAAACACTCGACTTCGGCCCCCTGGGACGGGCAGAGATCCGCGCACGAACCGTTGCCCATGCGCTCACCCTGGTCGCGCAGGCCGCGCTTAAGTAG
- a CDS encoding two-component system sensor histidine kinase NtrB, translating to MSTLTNALWVSLPIPALILDAEDRIRDLNPVAETFLNASQKSLDGAVMWDRIHMSTPLKDSVARVRNSASSLHVNAVDVGSGTRKPVSCDVQISALADRPDHVLVLMENRELVGRMDRAMSSKTAAKSAIGMAEMLAHEIKNPLAGITGAAQLISMNANAEDRELTDLIVAETRRVLKLLEQVEDFGNVRPPERRAVNIHDVLDHARRSASVGFAAHMNIIEDYDPSLPHTWADPDQLQQVIMNLLKNAAEAGQSGGTICLRTFYEMSLKVRRPDGSAAAVPLQIEVSDDGSGIAPELVKDVFEPFVSGRENGTGLGLALISKIVADHDGWVAVDSVPGRTTFRISLPIAPKEAS from the coding sequence ATGAGCACGCTGACGAACGCGCTTTGGGTCTCCCTCCCAATCCCTGCGCTGATCCTCGACGCCGAGGATCGCATCCGCGACCTTAATCCCGTGGCCGAAACGTTCCTGAATGCGTCACAAAAGTCCCTGGATGGGGCGGTGATGTGGGACAGGATCCACATGTCGACGCCGCTCAAGGACAGCGTGGCGCGGGTGCGCAATTCAGCGTCCTCCCTGCATGTGAACGCGGTGGATGTGGGCTCGGGCACGCGCAAACCGGTGTCATGTGACGTGCAGATCTCGGCCCTTGCCGACCGGCCCGACCACGTTCTTGTGCTGATGGAAAACCGGGAGCTTGTGGGCCGCATGGACCGTGCGATGTCGTCAAAAACGGCGGCGAAATCGGCGATCGGCATGGCCGAGATGCTGGCCCATGAGATCAAGAACCCCCTGGCCGGCATCACCGGGGCGGCGCAGCTTATTTCCATGAACGCAAATGCCGAGGATCGGGAGTTGACCGACCTGATCGTGGCAGAGACCCGTCGCGTGCTGAAATTGTTGGAGCAGGTCGAGGATTTCGGCAATGTGCGCCCGCCCGAGCGACGCGCCGTCAACATCCATGACGTGCTGGACCACGCGCGGCGCTCTGCCTCCGTCGGGTTTGCCGCGCATATGAATATCATTGAGGATTACGACCCGTCGCTGCCCCACACATGGGCGGACCCCGATCAATTGCAGCAAGTCATCATGAACCTGCTGAAGAACGCCGCGGAGGCCGGGCAATCCGGCGGCACGATCTGCCTGCGGACGTTTTACGAGATGTCGTTGAAGGTACGCCGCCCCGATGGCTCCGCCGCCGCCGTCCCGCTTCAGATCGAAGTGAGCGATGACGGCTCGGGTATCGCGCCCGAACTGGTCAAGGACGTGTTTGAACCGTTCGTGTCCGGCCGCGAGAATGGCACGGGCCTGGGCCTTGCGCTGATCTCGAAGATCGTGGCCGACCATGATGGGTGGGTGGCCGTCGACAGCGTGCCGGGCCGCACCACGTTCCGCATTTCCCTGCCAATTGCACCCAAGGAGGCCTCGTGA
- a CDS encoding type II toxin-antitoxin system RatA family toxin, which yields MPNHSETRQLPYTAKQMYDLVADVAKYPDFIPWTIATRVKSVEPVDDHAVMHADMVVGFRMFREKFLSRVALWEAEGKIDTEYVDGPFKYLISNWEFTDTETGCDVHFKVDFEFKNRLLQGAAGLFFMDAMQRIVRAFEKRADALYGSV from the coding sequence GACCAGGCAGCTGCCCTACACGGCCAAACAGATGTACGATCTTGTGGCGGACGTGGCGAAATACCCTGACTTCATTCCCTGGACCATCGCCACGCGCGTGAAATCGGTGGAGCCGGTGGACGACCACGCGGTGATGCATGCGGACATGGTCGTGGGGTTTCGGATGTTCCGGGAGAAGTTTCTGTCTCGCGTGGCGCTGTGGGAGGCGGAGGGAAAAATCGACACGGAATATGTGGACGGCCCCTTCAAGTACCTGATTTCAAATTGGGAATTTACCGACACTGAGACGGGGTGCGACGTCCATTTCAAGGTGGATTTTGAATTCAAGAACCGCCTGTTGCAGGGGGCGGCGGGTCTGTTCTTCATGGACGCCATGCAGCGGATTGTGCGGGCGTTTGAGAAACGTGCCGACGCGCTCTATGGGTCGGTCTAG
- a CDS encoding ammonium transporter, with translation MNGADTAWIIVATALVLFMSLPGLALFYGGLVRARNVLSVFMHVYAIAALMSLLWLAVGYSIAFGPGDSGYWGGLERAFLIGVTAETLSGTLPEVLFFAFQMTFAIITPALIVGAYVERIGFGFVLLFSALWMLIVYAPVVHWIWGGGMLSDGGLLGEIGVRDFAGGIVVHETAGLAALVLAVMLGARKNNTTPPHNPGMVMIGAAMLWVGWFGFNGGSQLAADGGAAMALTVTHISAAAATLTWGLWEKVKYGKVSLVGIVTGTIAGLASITPASGFVGPVAALIIGSVAGILCQEAVNLIRNKARIDDTLDVFAVHGVGGIFGTIMIIVFGTDVSAVAQFGGLLIVGVYTVVLTVIIAKVVGLITPLRVDEEAEVTGLNITVHGERAYDMSS, from the coding sequence ATGAACGGAGCGGACACCGCATGGATCATCGTCGCCACGGCGCTGGTCCTCTTTATGTCATTGCCAGGACTGGCGTTATTTTACGGCGGCCTGGTGCGCGCACGAAACGTGTTGAGCGTCTTCATGCACGTCTATGCGATTGCCGCATTGATGAGCCTCCTGTGGCTCGCGGTCGGGTATTCCATCGCGTTTGGGCCGGGTGACAGCGGCTATTGGGGCGGGCTGGAGCGCGCATTTCTGATCGGTGTAACCGCCGAAACGCTATCGGGCACCCTGCCCGAGGTGTTGTTTTTCGCCTTCCAGATGACCTTCGCGATCATCACGCCCGCGCTGATCGTGGGCGCATATGTTGAACGGATCGGCTTCGGCTTCGTTCTGTTGTTTTCCGCGCTTTGGATGCTGATTGTCTACGCACCCGTCGTGCATTGGATCTGGGGCGGAGGCATGTTGTCGGATGGCGGCCTTTTGGGTGAAATTGGCGTGCGCGACTTCGCGGGCGGCATCGTGGTCCATGAGACGGCAGGTCTGGCTGCACTGGTTCTTGCGGTGATGTTGGGCGCACGCAAGAACAACACCACGCCGCCCCACAATCCCGGCATGGTGATGATCGGCGCGGCGATGCTGTGGGTCGGTTGGTTCGGCTTCAATGGCGGCAGCCAGCTGGCCGCGGATGGCGGGGCCGCGATGGCGCTGACCGTCACCCATATCTCGGCCGCGGCGGCAACGCTGACCTGGGGACTTTGGGAGAAGGTCAAATACGGCAAGGTGTCTCTCGTGGGCATCGTGACGGGCACGATTGCGGGGCTCGCCTCGATCACACCGGCCTCCGGCTTTGTCGGACCCGTGGCTGCGCTAATCATCGGCTCAGTCGCGGGCATCCTGTGCCAGGAAGCGGTGAACCTGATCCGCAACAAAGCACGGATCGACGACACGCTGGACGTGTTTGCCGTCCACGGCGTCGGCGGCATTTTCGGGACGATCATGATTATTGTATTCGGAACCGACGTCAGCGCAGTCGCACAATTCGGCGGTCTGCTGATCGTGGGCGTCTATACGGTTGTTTTGACGGTCATCATTGCCAAGGTCGTGGGTCTGATCACACCTCTTCGGGTCGATGAAGAGGCCGAGGTGACGGGACTGAATATCACCGTTCACGGCGAGCGGGCCTATGACATGAGCTCGTAG
- a CDS encoding bifunctional 2-C-methyl-D-erythritol 4-phosphate cytidylyltransferase/2-C-methyl-D-erythritol 2,4-cyclodiphosphate synthase, translating into MEKPAQRATAIIVAAGRGIRAGGGEPKQWRRIAGRSIVEWSVNRFAAHHAGFDVVLVIHPDDEWRLNGLDLPTTLRVVHGGDSRAASVKAGLAVCCDAGHVLIHDVARPCVSLAVIQSVLDATRAGGAAAPALPVTDALWRGDTHVSGTQNRDGLWRAQTPQGFDVSAIRAAHAAHDGTAADDVEVARLAGIDVAIVPGDEANLKITGPEDFARAEALLTGGDMDIRVGNGFDVHRFGPGDQVWLCGISVPHTRGLQGHSDADVGLHTLTDAIYGALAEGDIGTHFPPSDPQWKDAESHIFLTHAVELAANRGFSITNADLTLICEQPKIGPVASAMRARVADLLRIDVARVSVKATTSERLGFTGREEGIAALATITLVAR; encoded by the coding sequence ATGGAAAAACCTGCGCAACGTGCCACCGCTATTATCGTCGCTGCCGGACGCGGTATCCGCGCTGGAGGGGGCGAACCCAAGCAATGGCGGCGCATTGCAGGCCGCAGTATCGTGGAATGGTCGGTGAACCGTTTCGCGGCGCATCACGCGGGCTTTGATGTGGTCCTTGTGATCCATCCAGACGATGAATGGCGGCTGAACGGCCTCGACCTGCCGACGACATTGCGGGTTGTGCATGGGGGCGATAGCCGCGCGGCATCGGTCAAAGCAGGGCTGGCGGTGTGTTGCGATGCGGGCCACGTGCTGATCCACGACGTGGCGCGGCCTTGCGTGAGTTTGGCGGTCATCCAATCGGTGTTGGACGCCACACGCGCCGGGGGGGCCGCCGCACCCGCCCTGCCCGTCACCGATGCGTTGTGGCGGGGGGACACCCATGTGTCCGGCACCCAGAACCGCGACGGATTGTGGCGCGCGCAGACGCCGCAAGGCTTTGACGTGTCCGCCATTCGTGCAGCACATGCGGCACATGATGGCACAGCCGCCGATGACGTGGAGGTTGCGCGCCTGGCGGGGATAGACGTGGCCATCGTGCCGGGTGACGAGGCCAACCTGAAGATCACCGGTCCAGAGGATTTCGCACGCGCCGAGGCGCTGCTGACGGGAGGCGACATGGATATCAGGGTCGGCAATGGATTTGACGTGCACCGCTTCGGGCCGGGTGATCAGGTCTGGTTGTGCGGTATCTCGGTTCCGCACACCCGCGGCTTGCAGGGGCATTCCGACGCGGATGTCGGGCTGCATACGTTGACCGATGCGATCTATGGCGCGTTGGCCGAGGGCGATATCGGCACCCATTTCCCGCCAAGTGACCCCCAATGGAAGGACGCAGAGAGCCATATTTTCCTGACCCACGCGGTGGAGCTTGCGGCGAACCGGGGCTTCAGCATCACCAATGCGGATCTGACATTGATCTGTGAGCAGCCCAAGATCGGGCCCGTCGCGAGCGCCATGCGCGCCCGCGTGGCCGACCTTCTGCGGATTGACGTGGCCCGCGTCTCCGTCAAGGCCACAACGTCCGAGCGGCTTGGGTTCACCGGCCGGGAGGAAGGGATCGCGGCGCTGGCCACGATCACGCTGGTGGCCCGATGA
- a CDS encoding phosphatidylglycerophosphatase A family protein produces the protein MTRWITTVGGVGLLRPAPGTWGSAAGLVAGALIHMAGSFWLLFVATIAVSALGFWAVRAEVGDSDQDPSEIVIDEVAGQWVALWPVSFGAWMTGAPITALYPGLIVAFLAFRAFDILKPGPVGWADRQHGAFGIMADDLIAGWLAAMVVALFAVFAHAVLM, from the coding sequence ATGACCCGTTGGATCACAACGGTCGGTGGCGTGGGCCTGTTGCGTCCGGCCCCCGGAACCTGGGGAAGTGCCGCGGGCCTGGTGGCGGGCGCGCTGATCCACATGGCGGGCAGCTTCTGGCTGCTGTTTGTCGCGACCATAGCCGTCAGCGCGCTGGGGTTCTGGGCCGTCAGGGCAGAGGTCGGCGATAGCGACCAGGACCCGTCCGAGATTGTCATTGACGAGGTCGCAGGCCAATGGGTCGCGCTTTGGCCCGTGTCTTTCGGGGCCTGGATGACCGGCGCGCCGATCACCGCGCTCTATCCCGGGCTGATCGTGGCGTTCCTGGCCTTCCGCGCCTTTGACATTCTAAAACCCGGCCCCGTCGGATGGGCCGACCGGCAGCACGGCGCGTTCGGGATCATGGCCGATGACCTGATTGCGGGCTGGCTTGCGGCCATGGTCGTGGCCCTGTTCGCCGTCTTCGCGCACGCGGTGCTAATGTGA
- a CDS encoding sensor histidine kinase NtrY-like, which yields MRVVDEPARGLGDQVTILDRLGRVRRNRKFRSGGTIALVLLAPCLALATFLAFSPLRDASDSTVRTLVLLADFVYILVIITLVLREVARIVASRRAQSAGSRLHLRLTAIFGVVALVPTVVVAILAVLSVNMGLEGWFSDRVSTALGNSVDAAVAYQQEHRDDLAQDARALGSFLNINRRTAPFLSDGDLRQVLSAGQSQIQRGINEAFVIDGGGEIRARGERSYQFDYDRPSDADLALAAEGDVVISEDRAQNEFRALFRLAAFPDRYLYISREVDGQIIALLDETEQTVLLYRQVEEDRGRLLFDFALLYLGFATLMILAAIWAGLSFGERLSRPVGQLAGAAQRVGQGDLDVRVREETSDDEIAMLGRLFNQMTRQLKGQRETMIEQNAATEESRRLFDSVLSSVTAGVIGLEKGGRVDFMNRSAMRLLSLVEQRDSGLTMEAAVPEFAPLFEKLTGTTAEAVQEEIKLTRSGKQESLLVRMATRRNLDGALEGYVVAFDDVTQLVSAQRMAAWGDVARRIAHEIKNPLTPIQLSAERIKRKFSRMLEDEDKVSLEQMTEVIVRQTNDLRRIVDEFSKFARMPEPETRVEDIVQLLNDAVMLQRAGQPDTHFVTDIPDRRVPAEVDSTMIGQALTNLLKNGGEAIESLYEKGKPDGHVPQLRVALSLTPDALHIDISDNGIGLPPDRAKLFEPYVTTRDKGTGLGLPIVKKIIEEHGGTLTLDDAEPFEDGAHPGARARVTLPRLPDPTGEET from the coding sequence ATGCGAGTGGTGGATGAGCCCGCCCGGGGTTTGGGCGATCAGGTGACGATACTGGATCGGTTGGGTCGGGTGCGCCGCAACCGGAAGTTCCGCTCGGGTGGAACGATCGCGCTTGTGTTGCTGGCGCCATGCCTTGCGCTGGCCACGTTCCTCGCCTTCAGCCCGCTCAGGGACGCGTCCGACAGCACGGTACGCACGCTCGTCCTGCTGGCCGATTTCGTCTATATCCTTGTAATCATTACGCTTGTGCTGCGGGAGGTGGCGCGGATCGTGGCCTCACGCCGCGCGCAATCGGCGGGGTCACGGTTGCATCTGCGGCTGACGGCGATCTTTGGCGTCGTGGCACTGGTGCCCACCGTTGTCGTGGCCATTCTGGCGGTCCTCAGCGTGAATATGGGTCTTGAGGGGTGGTTCTCGGACCGTGTGTCGACGGCTTTGGGCAATTCCGTCGACGCCGCCGTGGCCTATCAGCAGGAGCATCGCGATGATCTGGCGCAGGATGCGCGCGCGCTGGGGTCGTTTCTTAACATCAACCGTCGCACCGCCCCGTTCCTGTCAGACGGAGATCTGCGGCAGGTGCTCAGCGCCGGGCAAAGCCAGATCCAGCGCGGCATCAACGAAGCATTCGTGATCGACGGTGGCGGAGAGATCCGCGCGCGCGGCGAGCGGTCCTATCAGTTTGATTATGATCGTCCCAGCGATGCCGATCTGGCGCTGGCCGCAGAGGGGGATGTCGTCATCAGCGAAGATCGCGCGCAGAATGAATTCCGTGCCCTCTTCCGGCTGGCTGCCTTTCCGGATCGCTACCTTTACATCTCTCGGGAGGTCGATGGGCAGATCATCGCGCTTCTCGATGAAACCGAACAAACCGTACTTCTTTATCGGCAAGTGGAGGAAGATCGCGGGCGGCTGCTGTTTGATTTCGCCCTTCTGTATCTAGGTTTTGCGACCCTGATGATCCTGGCGGCGATCTGGGCGGGCCTATCGTTTGGAGAACGGTTGTCGCGCCCCGTCGGCCAGTTGGCAGGCGCCGCACAGCGCGTGGGCCAGGGCGATCTGGACGTGCGCGTGCGCGAGGAGACGTCCGACGATGAAATTGCCATGCTGGGGCGGCTGTTCAACCAGATGACCCGGCAATTGAAAGGTCAGCGCGAGACGATGATCGAGCAGAACGCCGCAACGGAGGAATCGCGGCGGCTGTTTGACAGCGTTTTGTCGTCCGTCACAGCAGGTGTCATCGGGTTGGAGAAAGGCGGGCGCGTCGATTTCATGAACCGATCCGCCATGCGGCTTCTGTCCCTGGTCGAACAGCGCGACAGTGGCTTGACGATGGAGGCGGCGGTCCCCGAATTCGCCCCCTTGTTTGAAAAGCTCACCGGCACCACGGCGGAGGCGGTTCAGGAAGAGATAAAGCTGACCCGCAGCGGCAAACAGGAAAGCCTGCTGGTGCGGATGGCCACGCGCCGCAATCTGGACGGAGCGTTGGAGGGTTATGTGGTCGCCTTTGATGACGTGACCCAATTGGTTTCTGCGCAGCGCATGGCGGCCTGGGGCGATGTGGCGCGCCGGATCGCCCATGAGATCAAGAACCCGCTGACCCCGATCCAGCTATCGGCGGAGCGCATAAAACGCAAATTCTCCAGGATGTTGGAGGACGAAGATAAGGTATCGCTTGAGCAGATGACCGAGGTCATCGTTCGCCAGACCAATGATCTGCGCCGGATCGTCGATGAGTTCTCAAAGTTCGCGCGGATGCCGGAGCCGGAAACGCGGGTCGAAGATATAGTTCAACTGTTAAACGATGCCGTGATGCTGCAACGGGCGGGGCAGCCCGACACGCATTTCGTGACGGACATCCCGGACAGACGGGTGCCCGCTGAGGTCGATTCCACGATGATCGGCCAGGCCCTCACCAATTTGTTAAAGAACGGCGGAGAAGCCATTGAAAGCCTTTATGAAAAAGGTAAACCTGACGGACATGTGCCGCAGTTGCGGGTCGCATTGTCTCTGACGCCGGATGCGCTCCACATCGACATCTCGGACAATGGGATCGGCCTGCCGCCGGACCGCGCGAAATTGTTCGAGCCTTACGTGACAACCCGCGACAAGGGCACCGGCCTTGGCCTGCCCATCGTCAAAAAGATCATTGAGGAGCACGGCGGTACGCTGACGCTGGACGATGCCGAACCGTTTGAGGACGGCGCGCATCCCGGCGCCAGGGCCCGCGTTACGCTGCCACGCCTCCCAGACCCCACAGGAGAAGAGACATGA
- the dusB gene encoding tRNA dihydrouridine synthase DusB: MPVTLADIALDPPVLLAPMAGITDLPFRRLVASFGAGLVVSEMVASQEMVEAKASVRARAELGFGENATAVQLAGREAHWMAEAARIAEGQGARIIDINMGCPAKKVVGGLSGSALMRDLDHALRLIDAVVGAVNVPVTLKTRLGWDDKTLNAPALAQRAETAGIRMITIHGRTRCQFYKGTAKWGAIRAVKDAVSIPVIANGDITDAPAAAQALRCSGADGVMVGRGIQGQPWLVAEIGAALFGTPTPVAPQGDALVAMVAAHYEDMLAFYGRDLGGKVARKHLGWYMDGAGTPPALRKEVLTTKDPGAVLKALPLALAQTSQRAAA; the protein is encoded by the coding sequence TTGCCCGTAACCCTCGCCGACATCGCACTAGACCCCCCTGTCCTGCTCGCACCGATGGCGGGGATCACGGATCTGCCGTTTCGCAGGCTGGTGGCCAGCTTTGGCGCCGGGCTTGTGGTGAGCGAGATGGTGGCGTCGCAGGAAATGGTGGAAGCGAAGGCCTCCGTCCGGGCGCGGGCCGAGCTTGGGTTCGGTGAGAACGCCACCGCCGTGCAACTGGCAGGCCGTGAGGCCCATTGGATGGCGGAGGCCGCCCGGATCGCCGAGGGGCAGGGCGCGCGGATCATCGATATCAACATGGGTTGCCCGGCCAAGAAGGTCGTTGGCGGGCTGTCAGGCTCTGCGCTGATGCGCGACCTCGACCATGCCTTACGCCTGATTGACGCCGTGGTGGGCGCCGTGAATGTGCCCGTCACGCTAAAGACGCGGCTGGGGTGGGATGATAAGACGCTGAATGCGCCTGCTCTCGCCCAGAGGGCAGAAACCGCTGGTATCCGGATGATTACCATCCATGGCCGCACCCGGTGCCAGTTCTACAAGGGCACCGCAAAGTGGGGCGCGATCCGTGCCGTGAAAGACGCCGTGTCGATCCCCGTCATCGCCAATGGCGACATCACCGATGCGCCTGCCGCCGCGCAAGCCCTGCGCTGTTCCGGGGCCGATGGCGTCATGGTGGGACGTGGCATTCAGGGGCAGCCCTGGCTGGTGGCGGAGATCGGCGCGGCTTTGTTCGGCACACCGACGCCCGTCGCGCCCCAAGGCGATGCACTGGTCGCGATGGTCGCGGCGCATTACGAAGACATGCTGGCGTTTTATGGCCGTGACTTGGGCGGCAAAGTCGCGCGCAAGCATTTGGGATGGTACATGGACGGCGCGGGAACCCCGCCCGCATTGCGCAAAGAGGTATTGACCACCAAAGATCCCGGTGCCGTGTTGAAGGCCCTGCCGCTGGCCCTCGCACAAACGTCCCAAAGGGCCGCCGCATGA
- a CDS encoding response regulator: MDGTVLVADDDRTIRTVLTQALTRAGCKVHATSSLVTLMRWVEEGKGDLVISDVVMPDGNGLDTLPQITEARPGLPVIIISAQNTIMTAIQATEKDAYDYLPKPFDLPDLMKRAARALDLKRRAPVAAKASEPALPATGEDLPLVGRTPAMQALYRLVARVMNTDLTVLVTGESGTGKSLIARAIHDFSDRRTLPFVVASAADLRGADGPSMILSRAKGGSILFDEVGDLDEEAQAKIVRMLDAMPQANPRIMATSQKDLTEKMEEGRFRQDLYYRLGGVGIAVPALRERVDDIPLLASHFLARAERDGAAPRRFSDAAMELVRAYSWPGNVRQLENSIRRLTVTAQVEEISRAEVEVVLGSQPAIEPLMSGASEGDKLSASVAKHLRRYFDLHGGVLPAPGLYARILKEVEAPLIEIALDATAGNQAKCADLLGINRNTLRKKITDLDIRVTRRRKLV, encoded by the coding sequence ATGGACGGAACCGTACTTGTCGCCGATGATGACCGCACGATCCGCACCGTGTTGACCCAGGCCCTGACGCGCGCAGGCTGCAAGGTCCACGCGACTTCCAGCCTTGTGACGCTGATGCGCTGGGTGGAGGAGGGAAAGGGCGATCTGGTGATCTCCGACGTGGTCATGCCCGATGGCAATGGTCTCGACACCTTGCCCCAGATTACCGAGGCGCGACCGGGCCTGCCGGTGATTATCATTTCGGCCCAGAACACGATCATGACGGCGATCCAGGCGACCGAAAAGGACGCCTACGATTATCTGCCAAAACCGTTTGATCTGCCGGATCTGATGAAACGGGCGGCGCGCGCGCTGGATCTCAAGCGCCGTGCGCCCGTCGCCGCGAAGGCATCGGAACCGGCACTGCCCGCGACCGGTGAGGATCTGCCATTGGTGGGGCGCACGCCCGCGATGCAGGCCCTTTATCGCCTTGTGGCGCGGGTGATGAATACCGATCTGACGGTGCTGGTCACAGGCGAAAGCGGCACCGGCAAGTCCTTGATCGCGCGTGCAATTCACGACTTCTCGGACCGTCGGACATTGCCTTTCGTCGTGGCTTCCGCCGCTGATCTGCGCGGCGCGGATGGGCCCTCGATGATCCTCAGTCGCGCCAAGGGCGGCTCGATCCTGTTTGATGAGGTCGGCGATCTTGATGAGGAGGCGCAGGCCAAAATCGTCCGCATGCTTGATGCGATGCCGCAGGCCAATCCGCGCATCATGGCGACCTCCCAGAAAGACCTGACCGAGAAGATGGAGGAGGGGCGCTTTCGCCAGGATCTCTACTATCGCTTGGGCGGTGTCGGGATCGCGGTGCCGGCGTTGCGCGAACGGGTCGATGACATCCCGCTTCTGGCAAGCCACTTTCTGGCGCGGGCGGAGCGGGACGGGGCCGCCCCCCGCCGGTTCTCGGACGCTGCGATGGAACTGGTGCGCGCCTATTCCTGGCCCGGCAATGTGCGCCAGCTGGAAAACTCCATCCGCCGCCTGACGGTCACCGCGCAGGTCGAAGAGATCAGCCGCGCGGAAGTGGAGGTCGTTTTGGGCTCGCAACCGGCGATTGAGCCGCTGATGTCGGGCGCGAGTGAGGGCGACAAACTCAGCGCATCGGTGGCCAAACATCTGCGCCGCTACTTCGATCTTCACGGCGGCGTCCTGCCTGCACCCGGCCTATATGCCCGTATTCTAAAGGAAGTTGAGGCCCCATTGATCGAAATCGCACTGGATGCGACGGCGGGCAATCAAGCTAAATGTGCCGATCTTCTGGGGATCAACCGCAATACCTTGCGTAAAAAGATCACCGATCTGGATATTCGCGTGACACGCCGCCGCAAACTGGTGTAA